One region of Polaribacter pectinis genomic DNA includes:
- a CDS encoding RNA polymerase sigma factor, whose protein sequence is MKTISVQNLTDEELVFKIAATNNSELFAILYDRFSKVVYNKCYGFSKSKEEAEDLTHDVFIRLFVKLKTFKGNSKFSTWLYSFTYNFCVNYVQRNAYKKKEKVTVVTDQIKEEETLDEIDDATLLELKSEKLVRVLALIEPEEKMILIMKYQNDMSIKEIKEVLNIGESAVKMRVKRAKEKVVKMYQEL, encoded by the coding sequence CAACTAACAATTCTGAATTGTTTGCTATTTTATATGACAGATTCTCTAAAGTTGTTTACAATAAATGTTACGGTTTCTCTAAAAGTAAGGAGGAAGCTGAAGATTTAACACACGATGTTTTTATTAGGCTGTTTGTAAAGCTGAAAACTTTTAAAGGTAACTCTAAGTTTTCTACTTGGTTATATTCTTTTACGTATAACTTCTGCGTTAATTATGTGCAAAGAAATGCATATAAGAAGAAAGAGAAAGTTACAGTTGTTACAGACCAAATTAAAGAAGAAGAAACTTTAGACGAAATTGATGATGCAACTCTTTTGGAGTTAAAATCTGAAAAATTAGTAAGAGTTTTAGCATTAATTGAACCTGAAGAAAAAATGATTTTAATAATGAAATATCAAAACGATATGAGCATTAAAGAAATTAAAGAGGTTTTAAATATCGGTGAAAGTGCCGTTAAAATGCGCGTTAAAAGAGCAAAAGAGAAAGTGGTTAAAATGTATCAAGAACTGTAA